One Poecilia reticulata strain Guanapo linkage group LG4, Guppy_female_1.0+MT, whole genome shotgun sequence genomic window carries:
- the tle2a gene encoding transducin-like enhancer protein 2a isoform X2, translating to MFPQNRPPAPLQPPPGSSASVVAAAAAAAAAASGTPQSLKLTYPETLDRIKEEFQFLQTQYHSLKLECEKLATEKTEIQRHYVMYYEMSYGLNIEMHKQTEIAKRLNVICAQLIPFLTQEHQQQVVQAMERAKQQQLQAQHLSQHAQGLPVGPHPSGLPHPGLALGGGSGLLALSGALGAQLAAKDERAHLEAVAAASAAAAEHHRDREAGPSSLSNGDKGRSTDYLSNGKKRKAEEKEFMTDYGSDADKSDDNLVVDEDPSSPRSVQSYSSRENGLDKIPPSRKEGPPQASPTSLASSSSAPSPSRGKDPPQREKSSTPGMKPGTPMSQESNTPGPSGPPQFRPVPGKPGVDPLALGLRNPLAVQGAYPPGAFGLPPPGVNGDLPGAGGYGAGLHLVSPQMNGAAAAAAAAAAAAAGYGRSPVVGYESPHSHMRVPGLPASLQSASGKPAYSFHVSADGQMQPVPFPPDALLGPGIPRHARQIHTLSHGEVVCAVTISTSTRHVYTGGKGCVKVWDISQPGSKSPMAQLDCLNRDNYIRSCKLLSDGRTLIVGGEASTLSIWDLATPTPRIKAELTSSAPACYALAISPDNKVCFSCCSDGNIVVWDLHNQTLVRQFQGHTDGASCIDISNDGTKLWTGGLDNTVRCWDLREGRQLQQHDFTSQIFSLGYCPTGEWLAVGMESSNVEVLHVSKPDKYQLHLHESCVLSLKFAYCGKWFVSTGKDNLLNAWRTPYGSSIFQSKESSSVLSCDISPDDQFIVTGSGDKKATVYEVIY from the exons ATGTTTCCTCAAAACCGACCACCG GCGCCTCTTCAGCCACCCCCGGGGTCTTCGGCCTCAGTGGTGgcggcagcagcggcggcggcagcagcagcctcaGGGACTCCCCAGTCACTGAAACTAACCTATCCAGAAACTCTGGACCGCATAAAGGAGGAGTTTCAGTTCCTGCAGACTCAGTACCACAG TTTGAAACTGGAGTGTGAGAAACTGGCCACGGAGAAGACCGAGATCCAAAGACACTACGTTATG TATTATGAAATGTCCTACGGCCTTAACATCGAAATGCACAAACAG aCAGAGATTGCCAAGCGGTTGAACGTGATATGTGCTCAGCTCATCCCCTTTCTGACGCAGGAG caccagcagcaggtgGTCCAGGCCATGGAGCGCGCCAAACAG CAACAGCTTCAGGCCCAGCACCTCTCCCAGCATGCCCAGGGTTTGCCAGTCGGCCCACACCCATCAGGATTGCCCCACCCCGGTCTGGCACTCGGCGGAGGGTCCGGCCTGCTGGCCCTGTCCGGGGCTTTGGGGGCCCAGCTTGCAGCCAAAGATGAGAGGGCACACCTGGAGGCGGTGGCGGCAGCCtccgctgctgcagcagagcacCACAGAG ACCGGGAAGCCGGACCA AGCTCCCTCTCCAACGGGGACAAGGGCCGCTCAACAGACTACCTCAGCAACGGCAAGAAGAGGAAAGCTGAAGAGAAGGAGTTCATGACAGACTAT GGCAGCGATGCGGATAAGAGCGATGATAATTTGGTGGTGGATGAG GACCCATCATCCCCCCGCAGCGTGCAGTCGTACTCGTCAAGGGAGAACGGTTTAGACAAGATCCCCCCGTCCCGTAAGGAAGGGCCCCCACAGGCCAGCCCCACCTCCCTGGCTTCATCAAGCAGCGCTCCGTCCCCATCCCGAGGCAAAGATCCCCCACAG AGAGAGAAGTCTAGCACCCCTGGTATGAAGCCGGGGACCCCCATGTCTCAGGAGTCCAACACCCCGGGTCCGAGTGGGCCCCCACAGTTCAGACCGGTTCCAGGAAAGCCCGGTGTCGACCCTCTTG CTCTTGGTCTGAGGAATCCCCTGGCAGTGCAGGGGGCCTACCCTCCGGGGGCTTTTGGCCTGCCCCCTCCGGGGGTGAACGGAGATCTGCCCGGGGCGGGGGGCTACGGCGCCGGCCTCCACCTGGTCTCCCCCCAGATGAAcggagcggcggcggcggcggcggcggcggctgcagctgctgcgggCTACGGCCGGTCCCCTGTG GTGGGCTACGAGTCTCCACACTCGCATATGAGGGTCCCTGGGCTTCCGGCCAGCCTGCAGTCGGCCTCAGGAAAACC CGCCTACTCGTTCCACGTGAGCGCCGACGGCCAGATGCAGCCGGTGCCRTTCCCCCCCGACGCCCTGCTGGGCCCGGGCATCCCGCGTCATGCCCGTCAGATCCACACGCTGAGCCACGGGGAGGTGGTGTGCGCCGTCACAATCAGCACCTCCACACGCCACGTCTACACCGGAGGCAAGGGCTGCGTCAAGGTGTGGGACATCAGCCAGCCGGGAAGCAAGAGCCCCATGGCCCAGCTGGACTGTCTG AACCGGGATAACTACATCCGCTCCTGCAAGCTGCTGTCTGACGGTCGGACCCTGATTGTCGGAGGCGAGGCCAGCACGCTGTCCATCTGGGATCTGGCCACGCCGACTCCCCGCATCAAGGCGGAGCTGACGTCGTCCGCCCCGGCCTGCTATGCCCTGGCCATCTCCCCCGACAACAAGGTCTGCTTCTCTTGCTGCAGCGACGGCAACATCGTCGTCTGGGACCTGCACAACCAGACGCTGGTCAG GCAGTTCCAGGGCCACACAGACGGAGCGAGCTGCATCGACATCTCCAATGATGGCACCAAGCTCTGGACGGGAGGGCTGGACAACACGGTCCGCTGCTGGGACCTGAGAGAGGGccggcagctgcagcagcacgACTTCACCTCACAG ATCTTCTCCCTGGGTTACTGTCCGACAGGCGAGTGGCTGGCTGTAGGGATGGAGAGCAGCAACGTGGAAGTGCTGCACGTGTCCAAACCCGACAAGTACCAGCTGCACCTCCACGAGAGCTGCGTCCTCTCCCTCAAGTTCGCATACTGCG
- the tle2a gene encoding transducin-like enhancer protein 2a isoform X1, which yields MFPQNRPPAPLQPPPGSSASVVAAAAAAAAAASGTPQSLKLTYPETLDRIKEEFQFLQTQYHSLKLECEKLATEKTEIQRHYVMYYEMSYGLNIEMHKQTEIAKRLNVICAQLIPFLTQEHQQQVVQAMERAKQVTMGELNASIGQQLQAQHLSQHAQGLPVGPHPSGLPHPGLALGGGSGLLALSGALGAQLAAKDERAHLEAVAAASAAAAEHHRDREAGPSSLSNGDKGRSTDYLSNGKKRKAEEKEFMTDYGSDADKSDDNLVVDEDPSSPRSVQSYSSRENGLDKIPPSRKEGPPQASPTSLASSSSAPSPSRGKDPPQREKSSTPGMKPGTPMSQESNTPGPSGPPQFRPVPGKPGVDPLALGLRNPLAVQGAYPPGAFGLPPPGVNGDLPGAGGYGAGLHLVSPQMNGAAAAAAAAAAAAAGYGRSPVVGYESPHSHMRVPGLPASLQSASGKPAYSFHVSADGQMQPVPFPPDALLGPGIPRHARQIHTLSHGEVVCAVTISTSTRHVYTGGKGCVKVWDISQPGSKSPMAQLDCLNRDNYIRSCKLLSDGRTLIVGGEASTLSIWDLATPTPRIKAELTSSAPACYALAISPDNKVCFSCCSDGNIVVWDLHNQTLVRQFQGHTDGASCIDISNDGTKLWTGGLDNTVRCWDLREGRQLQQHDFTSQIFSLGYCPTGEWLAVGMESSNVEVLHVSKPDKYQLHLHESCVLSLKFAYCGKWFVSTGKDNLLNAWRTPYGSSIFQSKESSSVLSCDISPDDQFIVTGSGDKKATVYEVIY from the exons ATGTTTCCTCAAAACCGACCACCG GCGCCTCTTCAGCCACCCCCGGGGTCTTCGGCCTCAGTGGTGgcggcagcagcggcggcggcagcagcagcctcaGGGACTCCCCAGTCACTGAAACTAACCTATCCAGAAACTCTGGACCGCATAAAGGAGGAGTTTCAGTTCCTGCAGACTCAGTACCACAG TTTGAAACTGGAGTGTGAGAAACTGGCCACGGAGAAGACCGAGATCCAAAGACACTACGTTATG TATTATGAAATGTCCTACGGCCTTAACATCGAAATGCACAAACAG aCAGAGATTGCCAAGCGGTTGAACGTGATATGTGCTCAGCTCATCCCCTTTCTGACGCAGGAG caccagcagcaggtgGTCCAGGCCATGGAGCGCGCCAAACAGGTGACCATGGGGGAGCTAAATGCTTCAATAGGG CAACAGCTTCAGGCCCAGCACCTCTCCCAGCATGCCCAGGGTTTGCCAGTCGGCCCACACCCATCAGGATTGCCCCACCCCGGTCTGGCACTCGGCGGAGGGTCCGGCCTGCTGGCCCTGTCCGGGGCTTTGGGGGCCCAGCTTGCAGCCAAAGATGAGAGGGCACACCTGGAGGCGGTGGCGGCAGCCtccgctgctgcagcagagcacCACAGAG ACCGGGAAGCCGGACCA AGCTCCCTCTCCAACGGGGACAAGGGCCGCTCAACAGACTACCTCAGCAACGGCAAGAAGAGGAAAGCTGAAGAGAAGGAGTTCATGACAGACTAT GGCAGCGATGCGGATAAGAGCGATGATAATTTGGTGGTGGATGAG GACCCATCATCCCCCCGCAGCGTGCAGTCGTACTCGTCAAGGGAGAACGGTTTAGACAAGATCCCCCCGTCCCGTAAGGAAGGGCCCCCACAGGCCAGCCCCACCTCCCTGGCTTCATCAAGCAGCGCTCCGTCCCCATCCCGAGGCAAAGATCCCCCACAG AGAGAGAAGTCTAGCACCCCTGGTATGAAGCCGGGGACCCCCATGTCTCAGGAGTCCAACACCCCGGGTCCGAGTGGGCCCCCACAGTTCAGACCGGTTCCAGGAAAGCCCGGTGTCGACCCTCTTG CTCTTGGTCTGAGGAATCCCCTGGCAGTGCAGGGGGCCTACCCTCCGGGGGCTTTTGGCCTGCCCCCTCCGGGGGTGAACGGAGATCTGCCCGGGGCGGGGGGCTACGGCGCCGGCCTCCACCTGGTCTCCCCCCAGATGAAcggagcggcggcggcggcggcggcggcggctgcagctgctgcgggCTACGGCCGGTCCCCTGTG GTGGGCTACGAGTCTCCACACTCGCATATGAGGGTCCCTGGGCTTCCGGCCAGCCTGCAGTCGGCCTCAGGAAAACC CGCCTACTCGTTCCACGTGAGCGCCGACGGCCAGATGCAGCCGGTGCCRTTCCCCCCCGACGCCCTGCTGGGCCCGGGCATCCCGCGTCATGCCCGTCAGATCCACACGCTGAGCCACGGGGAGGTGGTGTGCGCCGTCACAATCAGCACCTCCACACGCCACGTCTACACCGGAGGCAAGGGCTGCGTCAAGGTGTGGGACATCAGCCAGCCGGGAAGCAAGAGCCCCATGGCCCAGCTGGACTGTCTG AACCGGGATAACTACATCCGCTCCTGCAAGCTGCTGTCTGACGGTCGGACCCTGATTGTCGGAGGCGAGGCCAGCACGCTGTCCATCTGGGATCTGGCCACGCCGACTCCCCGCATCAAGGCGGAGCTGACGTCGTCCGCCCCGGCCTGCTATGCCCTGGCCATCTCCCCCGACAACAAGGTCTGCTTCTCTTGCTGCAGCGACGGCAACATCGTCGTCTGGGACCTGCACAACCAGACGCTGGTCAG GCAGTTCCAGGGCCACACAGACGGAGCGAGCTGCATCGACATCTCCAATGATGGCACCAAGCTCTGGACGGGAGGGCTGGACAACACGGTCCGCTGCTGGGACCTGAGAGAGGGccggcagctgcagcagcacgACTTCACCTCACAG ATCTTCTCCCTGGGTTACTGTCCGACAGGCGAGTGGCTGGCTGTAGGGATGGAGAGCAGCAACGTGGAAGTGCTGCACGTGTCCAAACCCGACAAGTACCAGCTGCACCTCCACGAGAGCTGCGTCCTCTCCCTCAAGTTCGCATACTGCG